GTGATAGCAACTAAATGTAAGTTCCATTTTTTAAGGTCTATCAAGCTAGGCTACGTTCTAGCGGACAAATTGTTGCTGTAAAGGTGCAGAGACCTGGAGTTCAAAGTTCAATCTCCTTGGACATATTGATTTTACGTTATCTCGCAGGCTTAATAAGGAGGGCAGGAAAGCTTAATACTGATCTTCAGGTATTGTAGTACAAGTAAAATTCCTTGCTGAGAGGCGAAAATGGGATGGGATGTGGAACACATATGGTTTAGGCTGCTGTGCATTCATAGTGTGCACAAGCATCTATTTTCAACCATGACAAGGCATATTCTTTGCAATTAGTTGTCCTGAGCAAATTTTTTGTCCAATATACAGGCAGTTGTTGATGAGTGGGCCTCAAGTCTTTTTCGGGTACGCAATTATATCTTAATCTTCCTAGAAAAATATCATATATATGCGCTGTCCACATACTTGCTTTGATACTTTATGAGTCTCACATTTTAAAATTTATTCAACTGATCAAAACTTTCAGCTTTAAGTTCATATTTTTTGTCACGCAAGAggaattcccccccccccccccaaaaaccCCCTTTATTAGCCGGTTAGTAGGTTTTCTGGATTATCATGGACTAAGCTTATAAATGATACGATTAAACAATGGAAAGAGTTACATAGATAGACTCAGGAACATTCAAAGGGTGATAGTGAACTAGTTTGGGTTTATATATTGTTGATCTATTACTAAGTTTAAATTATCTTTGAAAAGATTGATGGAGAaaaagaaggatctccacattgATACTCCAACATATGATAGTGTCAAAAAAATCCTCTTGAGAAGAAAGGAATTCATAAGTACATAATTACATAGAGGAAATGAAAGATGATCGGTCACAAGTGTGAGAATAATTGGAGATAGAAAGGACCTTCCTTACACTAAGGATTTCCTTGATCCTATACTTGCTTATACTGATTGTGGATGAGTTAACTACTCCTACAGTATAAGGGATGAGGTTTTATGGTGCATGATATATTGATGAAAGTAGCAAAGGAGTTTGTCAAAGTTAGAACTATGGAGAATACTAGAGAGTAAGTTTTTTAGGATAATAAGTAAGATAGAATATATGCACTACAAATTTAGCTCAAATAAGAAGAATGAAGAATAAGAAGAATTTAGCTCAAATAAGAAGAATGAAAGGTGAAGTGAGATCAAATGAACGTTTTTTTTAAGCCATGCAAGATTGGAGAATCACATTTGACAAAGGACGCAAGCAGCAGATATagaaaataaaatgcaacaaGGTTGCTTGAGATGGTTTTGCCATGTTCTGCGTAGACATTCATATGCACAGGTCCATAAGTATGACAATACGATGATTGAAGATTGGGGATATAGAAGCAAAGGATCCATATAGGTTATGATTAAAATAGTTATAGTTTGAGATTTAGAGTGCCCTAATTTGCCTTCAAAGGTAATCATTTAATATTGAAATGAAATGGGCCCAGATAGCAAATGGATATAAAGGATTCATATAGCTGGCTCAAATCCTCATGTACACATATCTATGGACTAGAATCTGTTTCTGCCTACATGTacacacacacgcacaaagcAAACTAACAACAGTTACTTTTAACAATATAGAAGGACGAATATTCTTAGTGCTTTATATTGAATACAGGTGATCAAATTGAATGCAGGAGATGGACTACAAACAAGAAGCACGGAATGGAGTCAAATTTCGGTAAAATAGTTAATCTACCTGAATGCATCCTGTATAAGATATCTGAAATCTGTTGTTCCTTGCATACCTTTAATCTACTCTTAGTCCAGTCTCACTTAGATTGTTTTGATGAGTGAGTttgcatttaaaaaaaaataaggatCAGAGATTCACTGCTTTGTATGGTTAACGACAAGACAAGCAATTGGCTCCAAGGTCTTTTACAGAATTTACCATTGGTTTTTGAAGTTTATGAATGACTAGCTTTTATCATGAGATAAATATCCCCAATTGTGTTAAATCTTTTTTGTTCCCTTTTATGACTAACGCTGATTTGGAGCTGTCCATTATATAATAATACCTctcctttttatttattattgtgtcGTGTTGAAATTTTCTAATATTGCACCAAGCTTCGGGAATTTAAGAGGGTTAACCGGTGAGTAGTGTTTTTGAAGCTCGAATCAGGTACATAAGAAGAAATTTTATAGGATGCTTTAATGGATTAGCTATTGCAATCACCTTCTGTTGGTCACATACATTCTCGCGAAATCTTTGTAACTGGTTGATGTTTCTGTTGAAACACTGATCTAATAATTTGCAATTATAAGCCTTTTCCCTTAAATTAATGTGCAGTACCTGGAAACCTTTCTTAAAACACTATCAACTAAATCTGAAAGCATTTTGTTTAAGCATCTTACTCATTATTATGAAGTATGGTTTTGACCCTTCCCTTCTGCAAGTTAagggaaaaagacaaaaaatagaaaaatagccTCCAATGTTTCTCTGGTTAATGAGGTGGTTAAGCAACAGGTAGGGAGAGTAGTATTTCTTCCTATCTTCTTCAATGAGCCAATGAACTGTACAAAATTGGGTtttgaaacatatatatatatatatatatatagagagagagagagagagagagagagagagagagagagagggaacTTACGAAACTCCGGTAGACAAATCCTGCTTACCGAGTTTGACTTTGTTTGTTTTCTGGTGCATGGAGACCAAGAGGAAATGACCTTGTTCGTGCACATGCCACACTAAGCTACTTTGGGatgtcatatgatgatatgaagACAtcaaaagcacatacgggaacgGAAATATCATAAAAATGAGGGAGGGAAAACtcacccaaaatagttgaaagcGTGAAAATAATGAAAAAGCACATCAGAGGAATGTGATGTCAATCTGATTTCACCTGAACAATTATTTTGGATCAGGTCCATCATGAATGTCCTCTTATTGGATATGGGCATATGGCAATTTGGTATTGCTTATAAAGATACTAGCCAACTTTATTCAATGTTCACCCGCGCGGGGAAAAGTTCCATGCACCATGTGAAAAATAGTTGATTATCATAGTTTGTGCATCCTATTATTTCCAACAATTACAAAAGTTTCATACTTGCCTACTAGGTTGATTATGCATGCTTCATCTAGCACCAGTGGCATTGGATTGTATGGTACTCGTTAGTTTGTAATTGCAGATTCGTGCATCTCTTAACAGGGAGACATCTTCTTTTATTTATCCATGATCTAAACATCTCATAAATTGCACGAGCAGGCAATTGTATGGTGCAATACAAGACGTTGTAGTTCCAGAAATGTATTTGGCGCAAACAACTCAGAAAGTGCTCACTATGCAGTGGATTGAGGTACAACTACATACCAGCAGCTATAAGCATACTGTCACGTGATAATTACGTTCAGTGAGATTTTGGGTTAGCCTGTGACAATTATGTTGCACATTCTCTTAACTTTCCGTAAGTAGCAGTTGGATTTCTTCCACGCAAATGTCAAAGTCAATAAAGACCTGATTAGTAAAAATGCTGAATTCAaccaataaaaaaaaagattttggaGATTTTCTTACATAAGGGCACTGATCTTGAGAACATCTCGTCTCTTCCTTATACTTGCTCCTTTGAAACATCTCTTTTTGTGATTCCTATGGCTTTCTGACAGTCCCTGACATTCAGGCCCGGAAGGGAAAGGTAAAGAGGATACTTGACTGGGAGTTTCTTTAGATTAACATATTCACTAGTTGATGTGCACTACCTAGTTAGGGGGGAGAGAAGCATCAACACAACATTTAAAGAGTTACATCCAAAGGGGTCTAAGTTAGACTAAGGTTTACATCTCTATTAACTTGGATAAAATGTTTGAGAATCTCGTCGTTTCCTTTGaagaatttccttttttttttaattggtttCATTATATTagtgagaatgcacgggagaaaaatttatgttttaacaataatacaatgagccctatacaacaacaacaacaacccagtataatcccactagtggggtctagggagggtagtatgtacgcaaaccttacccctaccctagagtagagaggctgtttccgatcgacccccggctccctccctccaagaactccccaccttgctcttggggtgactcgaactcacaacctcttggttggaagtggagggtgcttaacACTAGatcaacccactcttgtcaatacaatgagccctatatgtcctagtcccatatgcagtaggagtagaatatgtattaaatacaatgagccctatatataatacatattctactcctaaTGCATATGGGACTAGGACATATTCTGCTCCTACTACATATGAGACTAGAATTATTtacacataactatctaacactctccctcaagccggtgcatacaaatcatatgtaccgagcttgttacatatgtaactaatacAAGGACCGGTAAGGGATTTCGTGAAAATatgcaagctgatcattcgacttcactacgaatcatgccaaactcctgaataacttgctgaacttaccaaaccaaaccCGAGGAGACTGAtctagaccataaagtgaccggcgcagcgcaagcgacatacaaggccactagacttCCCCGAAGCAACAAAATCAGGTCTGATAAACAAAAGTTGGCTGAAAAGTCACCGGAGAAATTTGAAAATAGTGAGACTAAGCCGAATTCCACACTACAAAATAGGTTCTAAAACACTACCAGAAAACAGAAACTTTTCTGGAAATTACTGTTCATGCCAGAAAAGTGCATTGTTCACGCTGGAAAAAATTAAAGCTGTCAGGATTTGATGTAATTTATATGGGTAGGCTCAGAATCACTGGACGAGTAAGTTGTCCCGAAAAAGGTAAGTCAAATAGTGGCCGAAATGGGCTCACACGCGCCGGAAAAGTTACTGTAGCTCGTCGGAAAATTCCAAAGTTCTCGGAATCTGCAGGAAATTGTACTGGTGGACTCGGAATCACCCCACGAAATAGCTGTCCtaaagaaatttttgaaaattctgGTTGGAAAGTGCTCCACGCGCAGGCTCGTGTGTCAGACGCGCTCGCCGGAACCCTAGTTCTGGCGGCACGTGGAGGCGCGTGAGGGACTTTCCGCCGGAGCGATTGACTGGGGATTTTTTACCTGACTTTTCTGAACAAGATGGTAGTGTTGGTTTTTGCACAACACTTACCGACGAGGAAATAATGCAAATCAATCTTGAGTCGTCAACCGGAAAGACGCACGGTGACTGACTTTTCTGTTCCGATGGGACTGGAATTTCTGGGGTTTGGTCGCATAAGGTTTCATTTCTGATGGTGGTACAGGTATATGCACAGTACCACTGTAGCAATGATGAACCGTGGGAACAAGAAGTTGCCGGAAAATTGCATGGCGACGAGATCTTTCTTCTCGGATGTCGTTGAAATGACGCACCGCGATAATTTTCTcactaaagctctgataccatgtgaaaatgcacgggagaaaaatttattttttaacaatgatacaatgagccttatatataatacatattctactcctactacttATGGGACTAGGATTATTTACACATAACTATCTAATAATATTAAGGTATTACAGATAAACACAGTAGCTCCAATAGCACTAACATGATCTCATTTGGTTCATTGACATATATATGTTCTCAGCAACATGAGAGTGTCAAGGATCTTTTTATTTAGGTCAGATGAGTTGGCATATCTTATAGCCAACAACTAGTGTCCATTTCCCCCTCCCCCAGTGTTAAGAAACTTAGACATATTGCTCATGTTACTACACCTTTTTCTTGGCTAGGGGCAAAAGCTGGCTGGGGTCAAGGATCTTTATTTGGTTGAGGTAGGTCATGAAACTCATTTCCTCAATGTCTATCTGTTTTTCAACTTTGAACCATACTTTAGAGTTAACTTAATGTTCACAGGTAGGGGTTTATTGCTCATTCAATCAACTTCTAGAGTATGGATTTTATCATGCAGATCCACATCCTGGAAATCTACTTCGTACATATGATGGCAAACTAGCTTACTTAGGTACTtcatttattttcatttttcaatatGCATGCAGGATGCCATCTTTTAACTAAATATATCATGTTGGAAACCTTTTGTTCATGCTATGGTTCCAAATATATGCTGGTAATCTTGTGTACTTGCTACTTTCCCAAATATATGTTGGTAACCTTTTATACGTGCtactttccttttttctttcttactCTAGCGtttgtcattttttttcttaTGGAGAATGTTGAAATGTCTACTTTGTTTAATACCATTAGATTTCATGAATTGGTTATACCTATTGtcttatagctcaaaaatgaaaaTGCTGCTGAGAACTCATAGTAGCTATCTTCATGTAAACTCAAAGTATCATATTTGAATGTCTTATGAAGTGTATATGTGAAAGTGGTTATATATACTAGATTGCTAGTGATGCTAGAGAACAAACTCCTCTGAGTTTCTTTGGTTGTTTCTCGTCATAGTTATTCTATTTTTTAGTGTTAGAATCTCATATCAGAAGTGTTTGGGTTATAGTCTCCTTATATCAACATGGAAAATCCTCAACACTTGAACTAGCTTTTGAGTTTGACTCAGGCCCAAGGTTAACTTGGTATCAAAACCAGATTCATCCGTGATGTTGGGCCACCCAATCAGTGTTGGCCACCCAAGTTATATTACTTCACACTCCAGATGTCCAGCTGTGGGGGAGAGGAAGTGTTAGAATTCCACATTAATTATGTGTATTGGTTGTagtctccttatatggtcttggacAATCCTCACCACTTGAGCTAGCTTTTAAGTTTGAGTCAGACCTAAGGTCTATTTTCTTAAAGTTAGTCTATAACAATATGAAAATTTTGTCCCAGTTGAGTGCCTTAGCTTTAGCTGCCTGTCATCAATTGTTTAACTTAAACTTTCTTTCAATCCCAGACTTCGGTATGATGGGTGAATTCAAACAAGAATTTCGTGATGGTTTCATTGAAGCATGTCTCCATCTTGTGAATCGTGATTACAGTGCATTGGCCAAGGATTTTGTCACTCTTGGGTATTATTATTATCTTCACTACTCAATTCGAGTTCCTTCCTTAATATTAGAAAGTTGCTTAGTTCTGCTACATATATGCTTTGACAGGCTTATTCCACCCACAAGTGACAAGGCTGCAGTTACAGAAGCTTTAACAGGTTTTGTCCTTTATGTTGATATTTATTAGCTCTAAAATTATATGATGTCTGGACCTAGAAAGTGATATACTTGTTGGGTTCTTCTATACTGATATGAATTTCACCATTAGGTGTTTTTCGGGATGCTGTCGCCAAAGGAGTCCGCAATGTAAGCTTTGGAGATCTTCTCGGAGATTTGGGATTCACCATGTAAGCGCTTTTCATGATTACTTCTTTCGATTGAAATTGAACATATCTTTGCTTTCCTGCACTTAACTTTTCTTTTGTGATGTAATTTGGTCTTATTTCACTTGTGCTTTTATCATTTCTTACTTTCTAAGTTGGTATGGAAGATGTATAACACATGGAGCATGCTGTGATGAGGGTAGGCTCGGAGAAGGGAGCTTCTCTAAATAAACAAtttaagaaggaaaagaaacatatTTGAAAAGGTGTGTCCTATTAAAGGCACTAATCCTGGTTTAGTTTATTGAACAACTTAGTGGTCGATCTTGATCTGGTTCTGAGCTGATCTGCTAGATTATGGGATAGAATATTTGTGCTTCTAGCCAGTGGGGGATCTTTGGAGGACATGGATTCATATGCACCTAAGTTCCCCTCCCTAGACTATGTATAGCAATgttatatgcatacttattatacttatatatatatatatatatatatatatatatatatatatatatatatatatatatatgctcaaaGAGCCATATGGTTATTGGGTGCACCTTCATAAATGAGGTCCAGGGTTCAATTCCATGTCTTTCTTGctgttttttcctttcttttctagaaTTAGGCCCACCCATGGCATGTCTGGTGACCCTTCTTCCATTCTAAATTAGTACATTTTTCTtcaatctttctttgtttggttttgtcTTTCAAAATTCCAAGTCTAACATATTGAAATCCCTATTCTTCTTTTGTCACCgtaaaatattatataattaaatCAAAAGTCTATATTAAAACTAGTAGCAGTGGAGGATGTAGCGTATAATCTATATGCTACATCCTCCAATGCTAAACCCATTGACTATATGCTATATCCTCCGTTGCTACTTGTTTTAATATAAacattatatattattttatacaattttagtgtgtgtgtgtgtgtgtgaaagtTGCTCAAACTTTAAAAAAGTttaattttgaacctataattttaaAAGCCTAATGGGTTCAATGGTAAGATTTAAGAACCTAGAGGTCGAACCCGTtagatttaaatcctggatccaccTCTTCGTAATAGTGCACCCATCTTCTTGAACTCGTGGATCCGCCTCTTTTCTCAGGACACCGAAGTATTACAATGGGAGTTGCATGCACTGTTGCATGTCAGACTATATGGCTCTTCGAAACGAATGAACTTGCTTGATAAAAATCTGGAAAACGTTACCATTCATATTGAGATCATTGATGATAATGTTCAGAGATGTTCTTTGTTGTCTGGATAATGCCTTAGTAGATATTGGTTTTTCTTATGAGGACACCAAATGCCAGATCTATCATTTACTCTATGCAatattcttttgattttttttttttaaataagtttTGCCAAACTCTTTGATTACAGGTACAAATTTAAGTTTCAAATACCTTCTTATTTCTCTCTTGTCATCCGAAGGTAATTTTGCGTGTAAAGTTTCACAACAAAAGAAATTAGTTTGTTTTCAATTTCCCTTGTCTCATTTATTCTGTTGGTGGCTGATGTCATGTGCTGTTGCTTCTGAGACATCTAGCCTCGCTGTTTTGGAGGGCATTGCTATTGGCATCAACCCAGAATACAAAGTTCTGGGCAGTACGTACCCATGGATCGCTCGAAAAGTACTAACTGACAGCTCACCAAAACTGAAAGCTTCTTTACGGGCACTTCTTTATAAGGTATATGCAAATGGTTTCTCTTGTTCTCTTTCTTAGCActaggggcggatttaggggggcgGAAGGGGTTCATCCGaacccccttcgccgaaaaattacattgtataaataaggcaaaatctgttttttacctctatatattaagttttgaaccctCTTGACACAGCCCAAAAGTAtagcttagtggtcaagggggttcaaaatcttTGAAAGGTCATaggttcaattcccactagctacGATCTTTTTTTTCTTGAACCCCCTTCACggagatcctgcctccgccactgcTTAGCACCAATTCCCAGCCGTCCCCTTGCTGAAGCAACTTGATAGACCTCATACAACTTCATGTTTCTGACCTCCATTCAAATATTTGGTGCCACAGCTGGACCACTAACAATTAATTTTCCTAGGTGAGGAAAAGTCACAAATCTTTACAAGTCGCGTTCGGGAGTTCAAATGATTTAATTGGAAATGAATCTCAAGTATCTTATGCTTGTGCTTTTTGCATGAAAGAGGGcttttttcttctcctttgaTATGGAAGAAAGGGATGAGTTTTAAATATTCAAATATCAATTTGATGTAACAATGTGCGATGAGCTAGGTTTCAATCATGTATGGATGCAGCTATGCTAGcaacactcttttctttcctctcccTTTTTTTTCTCATTGTCTTTTTGGGATCTACTAAGCATCGTATTTGACACAAATTTGTCTCCAACTAATTGTGAATTCTTTGAAGAAGGGGCTTTATTCAGAAAAAGAAATCAAAGACTAATTTAGTAACGTTAGGTAGAGACATATCAAGCTTGAAGCATGAGACAGTATACAGAAGTTTTACTGGTTATAGTGTTATTAACCTAATAAATTTTGTAACTGCAAGTTTAACTGTTTATGTACTCGTGGCAAATTCTAATTCCATATACTCTTATATTAGGATGGTCAGTTCAGGATTGATCGACTAGAGTCACTCTTATCAGAGGTACGCTTTATGATATATTCGAGTTACATATGAGAAAATTGGAAATCTTTAAGTATTTCATAGTTTCACCATGTTAGTTAGTATTTGTTTCTTATAAGTGTAGATCCTGAATCTCTCTTCATAACAGTCTCTCCGTGCCAAGACAGAGAGAACCCTGATTAACAAGCAAAATGGTGAGACCGATTCGAAGGTCGTTATCAAGCAAATTCTTTCTTTTACTCTGGATGATAAGGTATTCTATCTCAGAAAATACTACACTATTAAACAGACCAGAAGCTGGATTGCACCtgaaaataaatgaaagaaagaaatacACAGACGCACTTCTTATTAGTTCATTTGTTTATTTTCAGGGTGCCTTTGTCAGAGACCTTCTACTTGAGGAATTTGCCAAGGTATAGACCATtgtttgaaattacaaaaattcAAGCAAACTTTTCATCGATGCTCAGCACCTTCGTTTGACTTAATTCAAACAGGTGATAAATACTATATGGTAATGGCTGAAATTCTTTAGCCATGAATGTAGATGAATAAGAAAAGACCCTATACCAAATATAATAGAAATAATTTGGCTAAATCTATAGGCAGTTTCAGCTTCATAACTTGTCAGTCAAGTTTTCTATTTCAATGGATTCTAATTACAGACTAACTGATTTGCATCATTAGTACTTGTAGTTGGTTGGTGTTTCTGATTCTGATATTATTGACGATTTGGGAATTTCTTTCTTTGCTCTTATTCCAAAATATATATAGTCCCAGTAGGAGTACTAGATATAACAAAGAGATAAAGCATAGGTGAAGAGAGGTTTCGCTATCATACTGGTCGTTTGTGGATGGAAATCCATCTGACAATGCAAGACCCAATACTTTAAAGTAGGGGTGGCAAACAGGCGGGGCGGGGCGGATATGAGACGGGCCAAAAACGGGTAAtgcaaaaatggataaattatggATAAATTATTCAACTCGACCCatatttcaacaataacaaacccagtttgatcccataaatggggtttggggagggtagtgtgtacgcagaccttacctctacctcatagagatagagaggttgttttcgatagaccctcggctcaagaaacaATGAAAATAAAGCACCAAGTAGCAAAGAATGTTAGCAACAATGTAACATAGTAACGTGTGCGAATGCCGCAACCTACGTAATAAAGAACCGTAAATaggaaattacaaaaatagtcctAGTACTATTGAATGGCCTAGGAGGAACACACTACTATCTatcaacctacaaccctaatcctcgagctccacatcttcctatcgtgagtcatgtcctcggtaagctgaagcaGTGATATGTCCTGcccaattacctctccccaatacttcttaggcctacccctTCACTTCCTCAGACCTGCCATGGACAACCTCTCACACTTCCTCACCGAAGCATCCATGTCTCTCCTCCCCACATGTCCGAACCACCTCAGCCTTGATTCCCGCAACTTGTCCTCCACAGATGCCACACCtaccttgtccctaataacttcattcctaatcctgTCTTTcctagtatgcccgcacatccatctcaacatcctcatttcagctactttcatcttttggacatgTGATTTCTTGACGGGCCAACACTTagctccatacaacatagtcggtctaaccaccactctatagaacttGCCCTTAATTCCTGGTGGCATATTCTTATCATACAAAACCTCCGATGCGAGCCTCCATCTCATCCACCGGCTCCAATACGATGagtaacatcctcgtcaatctccccattgccttgaataatagacccaagataTTTGAAACTGTCTCTTCTAGGGATGACCTGAGTACCAATCCTCACTTCCACTTCTTCTTCATGCATCCcctcactgaacttgcactccaagtactcAGTTTTcgacctactcaacttgaaacctgtAGACTCCAGCGTTTGTCTCCAAACTTCCAATTTTGCATTAACTCTGCCTCGCATCTCGTCAAtcaggactatgtcatcagcaaatagcatacaccatggcacctccccttgtaTGTTACGCGTCAGCGTATCTAATGCTAAAGCAAACAAAAACGGGCGAAGAGCCGATCTCTAGTGTAATCCCATCTCCACTGGGAAATAATCTGAGTCTCCTCCCGCAGTGCTCACCCGAGTCTTTGCTCCCtcgtacatgtccttaatcaccttAATGTACGTCACCGGGACACCACTAGCCTCCAAATATCTCCATAGGACCTCTCGCGGGACTTTATCATAGGCCTTTTCTGGTCAATGAATATCAAATGCAAGTCTTTCTTCCCCTCCCTGTACTGCTTCACCAATCTCCTCACAAGGTGAATGGCTTCTGTCGTTGACTATCCCGGCATCAATCCGAACTGGTTCTCAAAAATAGTAACACTACGTCGCACCCTCATCTCCACCACCCTCTCTCATactttcatagtatgactcaGCAGCTTGATATCCCTATAGTTACAAtcctggatatcacctttgtatTTATACAACAGGATCATCAAACTCCGCCGCCAATCTTCtggcatcttcttcgtcctgaaaatgacattaaacagaccagtaagccactccaagcctgcccgACCCACTACCTTCCAAAATTCCACTAGGATCTCATCTGGCCCAGTAGCCTTACCCCTGCTCATCTTCCGCATCGCCCCCTCCACCTCTACGCTCCTAATACGCgtacaaaacccaaaatctctcTGACTCCCTGAATCCTCCAACTCACCTAGCACGATGTTCCTGTCCCCTCCCTCGTTCAAGAGCCTATGGAAGTACTCCTGCCATCTATGCCTGATACACGCCCCTTCCACCAGAACCTTTACCATATTCGTCCTTGATGCACCGTACTTTGTCCAGGTCCCAAGCCTTTCTCTCCCTAAtcttggctaacctgaacaacTTCTTGTCGCCTCCTTTGCCCCCAAGATCCTCATACAATAGCTCGAAAGTTGCAGTCTTAGCCG
The nucleotide sequence above comes from Nicotiana tabacum cultivar K326 chromosome 12, ASM71507v2, whole genome shotgun sequence. Encoded proteins:
- the LOC107793597 gene encoding putative aarF domain-containing protein kinase At1g71810, chloroplastic isoform X4 codes for the protein MLVVPPQPSPLLFAGTSFSDRSFRRLFRRSKVHSTSRRAAPRVAAIAREVDDFTKYSGYVFELNSADEESLTEYNIAKIAAFYQKKPLIVVRRLVQIGSTLGKWFAVRYMDIVNERADEMFKIRAAELRKILVQLGPAYVKIAQAISSRPDLVPPLYLDELSQLQDRITPFSSEVAFQIIEKELGMPLDVVFSEISPEPVAAASLGQVYQARLRSSGQIVAVKVQRPGVQSSISLDILILRYLAGLIRRAGKLNTDLQAVVDEWASSLFREMDYKQEARNGVKFRQLYGAIQDVVVPEMYLAQTTQKVLTMQWIEGQKLAGVKDLYLVEVGVYCSFNQLLEYGFYHADPHPGNLLRTYDGKLAYLDFGMMGEFKQEFRDGFIEACLHLVNRDYSALAKDFVTLGLIPPTSDKAAVTEALTGVFRDAVAKGVRNVSFGDLLGDLGFTMYKFKFQIPSYFSLVIRSLAVLEGIAIGINPEYKVLGSTYPWIARKVLTDSSPKLKASLRALLYKDGQFRIDRLESLLSESLRAKTERTLINKQNGETDSKVVIKQILSFTLDDKGAFVRDLLLEEFAKKVKGVSTSKEQRISLNGAPVSLQQFEAVQELLPLLSVLPELPQDMQQRLLLLPADFAGKLASRVAARTLQRVFL